The Hoplias malabaricus isolate fHopMal1 chromosome X2, fHopMal1.hap1, whole genome shotgun sequence genomic interval TATTCACCTTccataaccacttcatcctgatcagggtggcggtgggtccagagccaggccagaatcactgggctaaGGCTtctatggacagtgtcacagtcATCCGCAGAGCAGTATCTCATCACCACCAGCCACTGGTGAAGAAATAACATTACAGATATGTACCAACACATAACTCAGCAGACTTACTATCTGAGGACATCCTCCGGGTTGTGTCTTTAGGTGcgtttcagctcactctactATGTAAaatcagtccagtattaactcttgtatGGCCGCCCACTCGGTCTGTGTCTTTCTCCTCCTTGCTACCTCTGCCGCAAtgtctgtcattcattcattatctgtaaccacttatacaattcaaggtcgtggtgggtccagagcctacctggaatcattgggtgcaaggcgggaatacacccaggagggggcgccagtccttcacagggcaacacagacatacacacacactcacccctacggacacttgagtcgccaatccacctaccaacgtgtgtttttggactgtgagaggaaaccggagcacccggaggaaacccacacgaacatggggagaacacaccaactcctcacagacagtcagccggagcgggaatcaagccaacaacctccaggcccctggagctgtgtgactgcgacactacctgctgcgccaccgtgccgcccctgggAAAACCCAGCTAGATTATTTTTGTATCTATGTAAACACCTGTGAGTCGCAAGAGCCCTCTGCCCCGTGATTCTTAAGTTGCTTAGTGCAGGGACCAGCAGAGGACCAGGTgtagcagccacagaggctctattctccctgttccAGCTCGGTGGAACCtcacaatcatttagaagctgaAATGTTATGGtacaaatactacatagtgttcctttaatgtgctttcactttttaaatgtctGGTTTTGACAGACCACCTTAAAATTCCTTCATGTTCCTGCATTGTGTATaaagtcaaaaaacacacttacccTTCTAGCTTTGAATCTGAAGAGACAGGAGGGCCCCCTCCTCCTCATTCCTGTCCCCCTTGTCCCAGTGGGAGCTGGCCTTCCTCTTCTACCAACGGCTCACGATCCCAGGAGTGAGAAATTTACCTGGGAAGCCTGTTCTGTCTCACCACCAGAAACTGATAAAGAAATAatatcataaatattttaaaaacagattactACCCAACAACTCAGAGCTGTGTTTAATATCAGAGGCGCTGCTGGGTTTATTTAAAAAGGCACAAATCAAAATTTCAGTTTAgtcagataacttaagcctaaATGGAACTGGCTGAACTGAGGAATCCCGCTTTGTGTAAGGGATTCCCCCACTTTTGAAATGAGGTCAAACTCTATTGAAGTTCATTGACTTCGTGTTTCTATTCAGGTTTATTTTGAAAGCTCGTTTATTCTTTACGTGGTGCAAATGAACCCTTCAATACTTGTGTCATCTACCTATAATGTTATTCACTACAGGAAAGATGTTTCGGTTCAACTATGGGCTGCATTCTACACTGCCCCCTCATGGTTCCCAGTGGTAAGCTTCAGAGATAATACCTGTTTTTAATGCTGAGCACAAATGGGACTGTCTGTAAATGCACTGTCTGTAAAATCAAAACTCCTTCTTACTCTATCTCTGACTCTGAAGAGTCTGAAGAAACAGGAGGGtcccctccttctccttcctGTCCCTCTTGTCCCAGTGGGAGCTGGCCTTCTGCTTCAACCACCGGCTCACGATCCCAGGAGTGAGGAATCTCCATAGGAAGCCTGAACCCTTCTGGACATCCCCAGTACAGCTGAGAGGAGGGCGGGACATTGAAAACTGCCCTCAAGATGGAGTCCAAGATCAGGTAGTAGAAATCACGGTTACGCTGCTCTGCAATTCTCTGCAGATTCTCCAGAGTGCCGACCATGCGGAGCAGCTGAGAGTACACCTCCGCAACGGTGGCAGTCTGGCGTCTGTATATTGGATGAGACAGCTCCACGCTCATCAGGAACTCCAGGAGCCCCATCACGGCCTCCTCTGTGAATGGCCCCTGGATCATGTCCACAATATGGAGCGGGAGCGTCCTTGGGTTTCCGGCTTCCTCTAAATGAGATCTAACATGGAGGTACTCCTGGACAGGACCACGCCCCATATTGGAAAGGGACGCAGATCTTGGGGAAATGGTGGAGCCCCTGTCCTGCAGATTTGAAGGGAGAAGGCCAAGAGACACGTTGGTTCTGAGGGAGGGGAGTACGTCGTCCCTGACGGTGCTGGGAGCTACTCTTCTGCGGAATATGCGAGCAGCTCTGCCGATTAATTTTCTCATCCTCTTCCTGGCAGATATGCACAGCTTCCTGAGGTGGGGACAACAGCTGGATTcatccaccacctccacacttTCCACGGATGTGTCCTCCTGATTTTCTGTGTCTGACACATCCACACTGTCCTCCGCAGCATCCACAGCCCTCCGCTCAGGTCGAGTAAACTCGTACCAGGCGTCACATGGTCCAGAGCTTGTCTCCGTCCCCTCAGCGTCCGTCCCCTCCTTCTCAGTAGCTCCGGAGGGAGACGCACCCTCTTCATCCTGCTCCTTTTTCGCAGGGAGTCCTGGGCCAACTGGACCGTCAGCAGGGGTCAGTCTCCGGTCATAACCCAGCAGGTTTATGACTGTGATGACCTCCTTCGTAATTTCCAGAGCGAGTCCTTCTGTAAACTCCCTCTGGACATCCACAGGTTTGGATTCAGCCAGATTACCCTGAAGATGGCAGTTCAAGGTGGACAGTACTCTGGGCTGAATCCTCTGCTGCAGGAATTCTGCACCCCTACAAACGCACAGTAATGTTCATTTGGTCAAGAAGTAAAGTCTTACCTACAATAACACACCTACATTCTCAGATAAACTGTGGCTGTGATGGCATCCCATCGttaattcatattttaacaTAGGTCTATTTTACTTCAGGTACATTTTCACTCTTCTGTTTGCATACTTTTATTGTGCCTTATGCTGTGCAATGACAGTAAAGTTAAATcaatctatctgtctgtctgtgggaCATAATTCACTACTTCCAATTATGAgtcataattgtaccatattcagTATTAAGTGTggattttaaaaattgtgttcATCTCTACGATGCTGTTACACCCGTTTAAAGAGCAAATACATTTTAGCAATAACTTAGTTAAGAATATTCACATGTTAGATTTGGAATatcatatgtttaaataaataaaacctaaatAATGTAAAGCCACAAATCCCCATAACCACTCCATACTGTCACCTGCAtaactttccattccaccttaaatggagcagaGTAAAATTTGGTCCCAGTAGAAAtgatccattccaccttaaaatgctATACTCTTGGTCACGTGcagaattttccattccactgaTTCCATATATGATTCAATAGAGCACTGATTCCAATGTGACCTCTGTAGAGTTATTAaacagtgcagcatttaaggtggaataggaaGTTCTTACAGGGAACTGATGCAGCTGAGGTCAAATATGAAGATTTGCTCTGAATAtcccttcatttaaaaacacacaaactctacATCCTTAATCTGTGGTCATTAATCACCTATTTGTCTAAAATAACCACAGAGTTTAAATCCATTATCTGCATTCAATACACTactaataacaaaacaaattcgtctaaaacacacaaaaaatatgaattaaacaGTTACATCTAAGCGCTCTTCGCTTGCGTCTTCCTTGGCTATagtgcagtgtttttgttttacctGGCAACCTGGGGGTTTGTGTACTGTACTGTGATTGGGCAGAGGGCGGGAACTCAGACCAAACACCGATCGAGTGCCGCTCTGGGCCTTAGACGGTTTCTTTAATCTCCGATGATACatactggccattttattaatttagtaCAGCAAatgttacagattgctcctttaatgtacatttaatgtACAGAGACTTTATTCAGATTACTCTGGCGCATTTGTGTATATATGAATCCGCTAACATCATTCCTAACaggatttaattttatttcagtagAAAAACACCTGGAAATAtatctgttttcatttaaaaacccTTACCTTTCTTCTTCTACATAAGCGCTGGGAATGATCTTATTGTTTAAAGCCATGATTATGCTGTAGATTTTACTGTAGAAAGATAAAGACAAATGTACAATTGTAAAAACTGTAATACATCGAAACACATTTAGTTAAAGTAGATAAAGAAGAAGTGAACAAAtcggagagggagagaagctGGACACTCACTTGTACTGCAACACGTTCATGTTTTGAATGTCATTATGAGGTAAAAGGCCCTCTTTTGTACGTTCCGTAGGCGGGGCCTGTGACATCACACACAACGTTCAGGAATATTCAGGaatttacatgtttaaaaaaagaaaaaaaaaaaaatatatatatatatatatatatatttttttttttaatttatatttatatatttataaatatatatatatatatatagtttttaaagaaatatttatgtatttatctaggggctgtgaacataCACCCAGGGCGGGGAGCAGTTCAGGGGCACTTCAGCTGTTCACTCCCACTGCACCCAGTTTTCCTGTCGGTTGTGGGAATCAATCCAACGACCTTTTAGtcttaagccctcttccctaaACGGTAGGCCACGGCTCACCACAtaagtaaatataaacatatataattaaCTGAAGTGCTTGTCAACACTAGGATTTCAGCAATAAAAGTTAGTAGTTTCACACTGTAATATGCCATGAAAAATGATGGTTATTGTCCcattaatttttgtttattaaacgTATTGAAAATAATGCAACCCAACGGAAAATCTCACATTTTGCTTTCCTCCTGGATTGACTAGAAGATATGGCATCTAGTGCTAGACACAGCAGAGAACATGGCAAGGAAAAGCCTGATATCTCCAATCTCTATCCATGAAAATGCTGAAATCAGTAGTGGTATTTATTATGGTGGATATTCCAAAAATAAACAGCTTTTTGTGAGTTTTCAACGGATTGAACCTTAGTCGTGACATATATGAGTAACACTTCTGCTCGCTAAACGTGTTATACTAAAATACTCATGAAGCCAGGTTAGGGTGTTAAGTAATGCAAAATGCAAATACACATGGCATAACAGTGGGAGGGAAATTGACACAAAATTTTACTTGTGTGTTCTTCATTTCCGGTTGATTCATATGGATTGACATGTGTGTTAATCTGAAGAAGAatcacctttattgatccccttagggCAGTGGTTGTGAAACTGTGTTGCGTACCACTAGTGGTACGTGAAGCAGCAAATGGTGGTATGCCAggtgcccattgtgttggattgtcaatgcaaccctcttctcccactcttcacacactgattgcaacaccgcaggagaaatgctagcagtcttccagtatccatagtttcaggtgctgcacatctcgtatcttcacagcatagacaattgccttcagatgaccccaaagataaaagtctaagggggtcacatcgggagaccttgggggccattcaactggcccacgatgaccaatccactttccaggaaactgtccATCTAGGAATgatcggacctgacacccataatgtggtggtgtaccatcttgctggaaaaactcagggaacgtgccagcttcagtgcataaagaggaaaacacatcatcatgtagcaatttcgtaTATTCAGTGGCCTTGaagtttccattgatgaagaatggccccattatctttgtaccccatataccacaccataccatcaagatgtgcagcacctgaaactacggatactggaagcctgtgctaccatttctcctgcggtgttgctatcagtgtgtgaagagtgggagaagagggttgcattgacaatccaacacaatgggcagcactttgaacacattatataagtggtcagaaacttgtaaataactaatttatttgtaaataaattttTAGAGATTATTTTAGCGCAACTTTGTGGAATGCATgcagtttacaaatattcaagcaAGATATAGGATTGATAGGTGGTACTTTGGGGCTTTGATCTGATAATAgatggtacttggtctaaaaagtttgagaaccactgccttagggaaattgcttctctgcagtATGAGATGGACCGATCGGTTTTGAAGAGAAATCAAATATACACAAACCCAAATATTCTTGACTAATCAAGATGTGATAACAGTCGTAAACATAGTGGTGTTTAATGCAGAAACCATCTTCCAATTAGATTTCAGTCATCGCCCACACGCCAGTCTCGCtcagaatcaggaacagaaactgatgtattaaaatgatcaaataacACATTAACTTTCCTCCAGACCCCCTGTTGGTGTAGATGACGCCACTGGAGAAAGAGAGCAGCCTCACCTCCGAAATGAAGTGAAGAACATGGACCAGAATGTGAACAATTCCAGAATGGAGAATACAGTCTCACTCTATTTTTGGGAGAAcaagtaagtgtttatttaggTTTACTTGTTTGAGAGTAAGTGCAAATTAGATAGTAGATTGTAATATTCTACTGATACTGTAAATGTGTTGTTCTTCGTCTCTCTTTCGTTCTCACTCTCTTGGTTGGTCCCCTTCCGGTTTTAGCTGAGTTTCAAAAGGAAGACTTGTATGGACCTCAAATCCTCCTTTACGACATTTCCTGAACCTCACACAGCTACACGAACCCAAATCTACAGCACCAGAGACCTTGGAGACAAGATGAGAATTCTCATAGACAATCTGAATGATCAGGTGATTATGGGCAGATGTAATTCAGTATGTTTAAACCTGCAAGATGTCTTTTAACAAAGCTGTTAATAAATCATTGTttaccttaaaggaacactatgtgatattaatgccttaaaattacagcttcaaaagaGTTGTGGTAGTCCACTGATCgttaatagggagaacagagcctctgttgttgcaactctgggctcagcactgcagaaactacactatgtaacctttggagcAGGGTAGGAAGCCAACCCCCTTCCCCCCcttccccattgatttcagtacagagttgtaaaaatgaataacactAGAGGGAGCCCTAGgagcaaaaacatttaaattatacagaaaataaacacatgactatataataatatagtATTAAATAGTAAATATGTTAAGGGTGTATATAGGTCGTCGGTGACCAGCACAGTTTGATTCTCTGATGTCCTTCTTCAAGAACTCAGTCTCTTTTTTAGAGAGCTGGTGTGTTACTGGTTGGTAGCTGCTCCCCCTTGGTAGCTGACTTTTAAAACAATGCAGGTAGATTGACTGGTTTTGTTGCTTGCGCCACTCTAAAACCTTGTGTTGTTGGTAAAGCTCCATTCTGACACCTCTGGCACAATTTAGATTGGACCGGATCAAATATTTATGCTTCTGATCTTTTGTTTAGCTTCTTTTGAACTTGGATAATATCAAAATTTAGAACGAGGCTCTAAATGTATGTTTCCAGGGAATGAagttctgctctgttttatttgttttc includes:
- the LOC136677352 gene encoding uncharacterized protein, giving the protein MGPFFINGNFKATEYTKLLHDDVFSSLCTEAGTFPEFFQQDGTPPHYGCQAPPTERTKEGLLPHNDIQNMNVLQYNKIYSIIMALNNKIIPSAYVEEERGAEFLQQRIQPRVLSTLNCHLQGNLAESKPVDVQREFTEGLALEITKEVITVINLLGYDRRLTPADGPVGPGLPAKKEQDEEGASPSGATEKEGTDAEGTETSSGPCDAWYEFTRPERRAVDAAEDSVDVSDTENQEDTSVESVEVVDESSCCPHLRKLCISARKRMRKLIGRAARIFRRRVAPSTVRDDVLPSLRTNVSLGLLPSNLQDRGSTISPRSASLSNMGRGPVQEYLHVRSHLEEAGNPRTLPLHIVDMIQGPFTEEAVMGLLEFLMSVELSHPIYRRQTATVAEVYSQLLRMVGTLENLQRIAEQRNRDFYYLILDSILRAVFNVPPSSQLYWGCPEGFRLPMEIPHSWDREPVVEAEGQLPLGQEGQEGEGGDPPVSSDSSESEIDFWW